From a region of the Zingiber officinale cultivar Zhangliang chromosome 4B, Zo_v1.1, whole genome shotgun sequence genome:
- the LOC121978373 gene encoding cocosin 1-like, giving the protein MARSTIFLIALFVLHLSYGSQAQPGFDQQSMGQPFSSMRRLGYRSQCQLERLTALEPTRRVPSEAGFTEYFDQNNEQLQCAAVTAHRRTIMPRGLLLPSFSSAPSLVYILQGKGMMGMVMPGCPETYQSFRQTEQQMGEEASQSQRFRDEHQRIHYFREGDVIAMPAGVAHWCYNYGEVPVVAVTVTDIGSNANQLDRTHREFLLAGKERQAQQPFEPEQREQQRMGKNLLMGFDRELLAQALGVDPELVKRMQNLDDNRGEIVRVERGLQVLHPSQTREEQTQQQQQEEKQEGQRCERNGLDETFCTMKARQNMAVTTLADYYNPRAGTMTTLNSQKLPILRFIQMSAERGVLRRDALTAPYWNINAHSIKYVVRGSCRMQVVGPHGRTVFDGELRQGQLIVIPQHYMAMKKAQSESFEWVAFKTNDNAMVSHVVGKTSALRGMPVEVLMNSYRVSREEAMRLKFNRGNEIGLFAPRFTREAAVASQ; this is encoded by the exons ATGGCGAGATCCACCATCTTCCTCATTGCGCTCTTCGTGCTCCACCTTTCTTATGGCTCTCAGGCTCAGCCTGGCTTCGACCAGCAGTCCATGGGCCAGCCGTTCAGTAGCATGCGTCGCCTTGGCTACCGGAGTCAATGCCAACTCGAGAGGCTCACTGCCCTCGAGCCCACCCGGCGCGTTCCCTCCGAGGCCGGCTTCACTGAGTACTTCGACCAGAACAATGAGCAGTTACAGTGCGCCGCCGTGACCGCGCACCGGCGGACCATCATGCCAAGAGGCCTGCTCCTGCCATCCTTCTCTAGCGCCCCCAGCCTCGTCTACATCCTCCAAG GAAAGGGCATGATGGGAATGGTGATGCCTGGTTGCCCTGAGACGTACCAATCGTTCCGACAAACGGAGCAACAAATGGGAGAGGAGGCAAGCCAAAGCCAGAGGTTCAGGGACGAACACCAAAGGATCCACTATTTCCGTGAGGGAGATGTCATCGCCATGCCCGCCGGAGTAGCTCATTGGTGCTATAATTACGGCGAAGTCCCCGTCGTAGCAGTCACCGTCACCGACATCGGCAGCAACGCCAACCAGCTAGATCGCACACACAGA GAGTTCCTACTGGCCGGAAAAGAACGACAAGCCCAGCAGCCATTCGAGCCAGAACAGAGAGAACAGCAGAGGATGGGGAAGAATCTCCTCATGGGCTTCGACCGCGAGCTGCTCGCCCAGGCTTTAGGCGTCGACCCGGAGTTGGTCAAGAGGATGCAGAATCTCGACGACAACAGGGGAGAAATCGTTCGAGTGGAGAGGGGTCTCCAGGTCCTGCATCCATCCCAAACGAGAGAAGAGCAaacgcagcagcagcagcaggaggagaaACAAGAAGGTCAACGGTGTGAACGTAATGGACTAGACGAGACCTTCTGCACCATGAAAGCTAGGCAAAACATGGCAGTCACCACACTGGCAGACTACTACAACCCTCGAGCCGGAACGATGACCACCCTCAACAGCCAAAAACTTCCCATTCTCAGATTCATCCAGATGAGCGCCGAGCGAGGAGTTCTTCGTCGG GATGCTTTAACTGCGCCTTACTGGAACATAAACGCACACAGCATAAAGTACGTCGTGCGCGGAAGCTGTCGGATGCAGGTGGTCGGACCTCATGGTAGAACTGTCTTCGACGGCGAGCTTCGGCAGGGCCAGTTGATTGTGATTCCACAGCACTACATGGCAATGAAGAAGGCGCAGAGTGAGAGCTTCGAGTGGGTGGCCTTCAAGACGAACGACAACGCCATGGTCAGCCATGTCGTGGGGAAGACATCGGCTCTGCGCGGCATGCCTGTGGAGGTGCTGATGAACTCCTACCGCGTCTCTAGAGAAGAGGCGATGAGGTTGAAGTTCAATAGGGGCAATGAGATTGGCCTTTTTGCACCAAGATTCACTAGGGAAGCAGCTGTTGCTTCCCAGTGA
- the LOC121975431 gene encoding endoglucanase 16-like produces the protein MVMEKKGLMFSCKLVVKCVIFVVLLMNDTLFPSSAFASSEYREALAESLLYFEAQRSGRLPYHQRVQWRGHSGLTDGLEQGVDLVGGYYDAGDNVKFGLPMAFTVTMLSWGVAEYGGDMAAAGELRHAMEAIKWGTDYFVKAHTQPHVLWAQVGDGDTDHGCWQRPEDMTTSRKAYKVDAEHPGSEVAAETAAAMAAASLVFKQTDPHYSHVLLHHAQQLFEFADKYRGRYDESVESAAEYYPSESGYGDELLWAALWLHRATGKAEYLDYAVDNAHALNGAAWAVAEFSWDIKHAGVQILASKILMEKGRQLEEEQVKTLEEYRSKAEHYLCACLSMNLDDADNVRRTPAGLLFVRPWNNMQYVAGAAWLLTVFADYLSSAGGSGLRCARGPAGPPELAALARAQADYALGANPAGMSYLVGHGRSFPAMVHHRAASSASQREAKAFVGCAQGYDEWYARRGANPHILVGAVVGGPDERDAFADGRENYMQTEACTYNTAPLVGVFARLSRLEGDQRDKT, from the exons ATGGTGATGGAAAAGAAGGGCTTGATGTTTAGTTGTAAGCTTGTTGTGAAATGTGTGATTTTTGTGGTTTTGTTGATGAACGATACTCTGTTTCCGAGTAGTGCCTTTGCTTCGTCGGAGTACAGGGAGGCGCTTGCCGAGAGCCTTCTGTACTTTGAAGCGCAGCGCTCCGGCCGCCTCCCGTACCACCAGCGCGTTCAGTGGCGCGGCCACTCCGGCCTCACCGACGGGCTCGAGCAAGGA GTGGATTTGGTGGGAGGATACTACGACGCCGGCGACAACGTCAAGTTCGGCCTGCCGATGGCGTTCACGGTGACGATGCTGTCGTGGGGGGTGGCGGAGTACGGCGGGGACATGGCGGCGGCCGGCGAGCTGCGGCACGCGATGGAGGCCATCAAGTGGGGCACCGACTATTTCGTGAAGGCCCACACGCAGCCCCACGTGCTGTGGGCTCAGGTGGGGGACGGCGACACCGACCACGGCTGCTGGCAGCGGCCGGAGGACATGACGACGTCGAGGAAGGCGTACAAGGTGGACGCGGAGCACCCGGGGTCTGAGGTCGCCGCGGAGACGGCCGCGGCGATGGCCGCGGCCTCGCTGGTCTTCAAACAAACCGACCCTCACTACTCCCACGTCCTCCTGCACCACGCTCAACAG TTATTCGAGTTCGCGGACAAGTACAGGGGGAGGTACGACGAGAGCGTGGAGTCGGCGGCGGAGTACTACCCGTCGGAGAGCGGGTACGGGGACGAGCTGCTGTGGGCGGCGCTGTGGCTGCACCGGGCGACGGGGAAAGCGGAGTACTTGGACTACGCCGTCGACAACGCGCACGCCCTTAACGGCGCTGCGTGGGCCGTGGCCGAGTTCAGCTGGGACATCAAGCACGCCGGCGTTCAGATTCTTGCTTCCAAG atattGATGGAGAAAGGAAGGCAATTGGAAGAGGAGCAGGTGAAGACGTTAGAGGAGTACAGGTCCAAAGCGGAGCACTACTTGTGTGCCTGCTTGAGCATGAACCTTGACGACGCCGACAACGTCCGCCGCACCCCCGCCGGGCTCCTCTTCGTCCGCCCCTGGAACAACATGCAGTACGTCGCCGGCGCCGCGTGGCTGCTCACCGTGTTCGCCGACTACCTCTCGTCAGCGGGAGGATCAGGTCTCCGCTGCGCCCGGGGCCCGGCGGGGCCCCCGGAGCTGGCGGCCCTCGCGCGGGCGCAGGCGGACTACGCCCTCGGCGCGAACCCGGCGGGGATGAGCTACCTGGTGGGGCACGGGCGGAGTTTCCCGGCGATGGTGCACCACCGGGCGGCGTCGAGCGCGTCGCAGCGGGAGGCGAAGGCCTTCGTCGGGTGCGCGCAGGGGTATGACGAGTGGTACGCACGCCGCGGTGCCAACCCACACATTCTCGTCGGGGCGGTGGTGGGCGGCCCCGACGAGAGGGACGCGTTCGCCGACGGGAGGGAAAACTACATGCAGACGGAGGCGTGCACTTACAACACAGCGCCGTTGGTCGGAGTCTTCGCCAGGCTGAGTCGCCTCGAAGGAGATCAAAGGGACAAGACATGA